ACACTTCTAAATTGAGACTCTCTCTGAAGAAACAATATTTAAACTGAGGTCTGAGGGGTAAGTAGATAAGAGTATTCCAAAGGAAATACTCCAAAGAACATTACAAATTCTAAGGAAAAGATAGGAGTGAAGGTGGCCAAGCCTCTCCCAGGCAGGGGCTCTGACTGGTGAAGACCTGCTTAAAAGACCACTTAAGACAACAGAGCAGAGGGTTAGATCTCATGGCGCCAAGGACAAGAATAGCTAGAGACTGTGATGACTGGCAACCATTTAgaggtcagtcgtgtccgactcttcgcgagcccatgtactatacagtcaggttagaatgctggagtgagtagctgttcccttctccaggggatcttcccaactcagggatcaaagccaggtctcccgcattgcaggcggattctttaccagctgagccacaagggaagcccaagaatactggagtgggtagcctatcccttctccaggggatcttcccgacccagggattgaaccggggtctcctgcattgcaggcggagtctttatcaactgagtcatcagggaagcccctgtagatTCCATAGGATTTGGTCACGGAACAGACAGATGGATGTTCAGGAGCTGCGAAGAGGGCGATGTCAAGGATGATTTCCAGGTGTTTGGCATGAACAacggtggggtgggtggtggcgCAATGATCTGAAACGGGGGGTCACTGGAGGAAGAGCAGGGTGAGGTGGGGATGGTTAAGTCAGTTTTGAACTTGCtgagtttaaatatatatgcGCCAACCAAGTGGCGGTACAGTTAATAGATATGAAGCTCTGGAGCTCAGAATACATCTCTAAGCTAAAGATACAAATTCTGGAGAAAGCACAAAGGTGTAAAGAAAAGTACTGAACACACATCTAGGGATACCGGACTGCAGCAGAACCTGCCTGAGCAATCAGAGGGGAAACCAGGAAAGTGTTCCCACCACACAGCCTAGGGAGCAAGAGTTATGAGGAAAGTTACTCTTCTCTTTTCCAGGTCCACTCTTTCTTCGAAACCTTCAAAAACGCCTCATGATTCCCTCGTTGTCAAAACGCACACTAAGGGAACGGTGCAGGGAGCGCGGTGGAGCCCGGCAGCCGAAGGTCGTCCGGGGGTGGCTTCCCTCCGGCCCTATTGGGAGGGGCCACGCCGAGGACGAAAAGGCCCAGACCAAGGCCCGGACCACCGGTCCCCGGCAGGCCCAGTTCTTTCCATGGCCGCAGAGCCCCACTCGCAGGCAGCTAGTGAGGTCGGAGGTGACCACGCAGGAGTCGGTGGCGAGCGGGCGGAGGGGATACTCACCATATCAGCTACGCGGTGCCGACGGCAACACCAAAGCCCGCCCACCGCGCAGGAGGCTGGCTCGGAAGTGGTTCCGTCGGAGGGCGGGATTTGGGAAGGCCGACTACCGTTCCCAACATGCCCTGCGGTGTGCGTCACGGGGCGTACCACCACGCCAGATCTCGCGGGGGGATAACGGGGCGGGGAGCGGAAGTCCTAACGAAAGATGGATGCAGGTCCTCCGCACCCTCTTGACGTCTTTCTGTCTGTGTCTTCCTCGATCCGGATGCGAACCCTCCACCTAGCCTCCCGCAACGTTCTTTCTCGGAATGGAATGGATTCTCCCGTAGCCGGGGCAACGCGCCGCAGACGGTCTCCATGGCTCCGCGAGCGTGCGGACCGGCTGCGTGGCGAGGTACAGCACGGGAATCGCTCGCGCGGCGGCTGCTTCGTGGCGCTTGTGGCTCCTGCAGCCAGGCTCGGACTGGAGCTGGGACAATCTGATCTCTGATCTTTGTACCCTTCTCCGAGGTGACTTGGTACTCGCAGCCATCAGGTACTGTCTTTTAGATACCTGGATACTCTGAACCTCCGTTTCCTTAATGGGACATCATTTCCCCCAGAAGTTTTCTGTCCCTCCTTCATCCCCTAGGGCACTTTATCCATAACTTTGGAAGGGTACTTGCCGTGTTCCACTGTGTTATACTTTATTGTCTTCTTTAAGAGTATAAGCTCCCTAACAGCAGTATCTATGCCTTTTAAAATCTCAGTTTTATAACTTCTACCAGCAAGCCCTACTCAGAGGAGGGTTTTGCAAAAcgttaaataaatgaatcaaatatTTTGCCAGTGCTGCGCAAAAAAAGTTAAGTAGTGGAAGAATTCAAGGCAAAAACTCCCCTTTTGTTCCCTTTACTTTCTTCCCTCTGTGTCACACTTCGTTTGGTGGTTCCTGTCTTCCTGGAGCCCACAGTTTAGTGAGGGAAAACAGCAGTTAATTCAAGATCCCTACAAGGTGAATGTAAAAtaacccaatataaaataaacatccatGATCAGGGCTTGGAGAGGGAAGTACTTGGCGCTATGATGGAGTGAATTAAGGAAGTGAAGAATGAGCTAAACAATCAGAAGGATCAGTATTTATTGAGGAAAGAAAAGGGTAGGCACAGTGAAGTACCTGCCGAAAGTGAAACAGTGTGTGCTAGTGTCCTGTGGTTGGAGAGAGGCCGACTTGAGAACTGAAAGACAATTGGAGCTTAGGTTCCAGGGAGAGGGGTTCCCATGGTGACAGATGAGGGTGATAGTGGCCTTATGAGCCATTTAAAGGATTTGAGCCCCTGTAGCAGCACAGAAAGACTTTAAGGTTGCAGTGGAGATGGAACCTTGAAACATGGAACAAATTGAATTAGTGCCCTCCAATTGACTGACTTTTAGTTTTAAAGCATAGGTGATCAGAGGTAGGATGGCAAGGAAGAGGAGCGGATGAGCCACAGATTCAGAATAGGCAATCCTGTTATTGTCATTGAAACAGCCTGCTCTAAATTCAAGGCAGAAGTTTCTTACCTTGGATTATAAACTGGGAAGTGTAAGCCAATGTTTGTTTTATTCAGCATATGTGTCCAGTACCTAGATCTAGTTGGTGCTTCAAAAATATTACCATGAAATGGAGGCAAGTATTCTTAGCTCTTTGGTCCAACTTTTTAGAACATGTCTAATTAAAGGAAACATCCGAATACGTAGTTGCGTATTTAGAGTGATATTTCAAGAACTCATAGTTGCAGTCTGCTCTTTAGCAAATACTCTGAATTCCTTGtggatttttgttttgctgttcttCGTGTTTATCTTGCTTAGTCAGTTGTCCCCCCTTCCTATCCCTGTTGTGAACTGATTTCACCAAGTGGCACATTTGTTATATacatttaaacatgaaaaaattcaAGAACTATAGGGTAATGCCTAGGTGTGTTGTGCATTCTGTAAAAGTAAGTTGTAATTTTTAATACAAGGGACAATGTAGTATGTTTAGATAGAAGGGTTTAAACTAAAAATGACTGCCTTATATAATTAAGATCTTTCAGTCAACTTTGAACGTCTCAAAAGAAGGATGTTGTTTATACAGTATTTATACCACACTGTACCATCATAATATTACTATTTGTGACAGATGAACGGCAGTGCCACAGATAaacatttctttgtaatttttggATACTTCAGCTGGAGACTCAAGGGGAGGAATAATCTCCATTATTCCCCCTTGGCCCCACAAAGTAGATTCTTCCCCCATATAGTTGGGACTATTGTTTTATGATGGAACTATGTGCATGTTAACTCTCagactgaaaatattttggattGAAAGTTAGAATCAGCTTTTCCCTAaattttctcctgtattttcaGCGTAGAGTAGAATTTTGCTATAGAAGTAGCACTAAGAAGCCCGCTGAAGTCACCAACATTGAGCACACGGCCCCCAAGGAACAGCCATGCCTGCGGAAGGAGGGAAAACTGATATGGAGAGGATTGGCCTCTTCAGTGAGATGGAATATATTACTGTGGGTGATAAATATGTGTCACAGTTTAATCGTAAGTATAATTTGGTTTTCTTTACAGCCTAAGAGTGGATGTTTCCTCTTGAttttaatgtttgttaaatgatcTTTTTGAATGGTCTGTATTTTAAAGCTTTAGGTATAAAGTTGAAAACACCTGTGAAACTTCAACAGCGGTAAGAGAGAGCTTTTTTTTGTAAGATCAGGAAGCTCATTTTCTTGCACTGTCCTACCTTCATATATTCTCCTCATaggtatttgtatttgttttcaagGTGCATGGCAGTTTTCTCCCAGAATATTTATATTgtttgttgttgtctagttgctaaggttgtgtttgactcttttgcaagcccatggactgtagccctccaggctcctctgtccatgggatttctcagacaagaatactggaatgagttgccatttccttctccagggaatcttctggacccaggaatcgccCCAATCTCCTGtcactcctgcattggcaggcagattctttaccactggcgccccacctggaaagcccagaaggGGAATCACAACCACGGAGAGACTGAaccattggctttttttttttcgtagTTGAGACACCCTACTATACAAATAGCATTTACATTTACATCTAAAATGGCCATCCATGATCACTTTCTTGAAAATGAAGTGCCAAATAAATACCTGAGAGATTTTTAGAAGAgtcataaataaaacaataaaaaagaatacactgATATGGAACATCTCtaagataaattattaaaaaggCAAGATGCAAAACAATTTCCTATGGGAAAGTATTGGATTCAGTGACCTGTAAGGCCTCTTCCAGCTCTCAGATTCAGAGTTTAAGAGGATCTCAAtctaattattaaaatgttttaacggGAATGCCTTAGTTCTTAATGTCAGTGAAGCCTTTGATACGGATCTTTCAGTGACCATCTTGAAACAGCATTTAAGATCTCAAAACTCATTGGCTCAAATCACGTTTTGAAACTTTTCTCTGTTGCCCTGGTGTTCTAGTGGCAAGGATCAGGaaagttttctgttatttttcatgTCCTTTTATTAATAGTGAGCTCAAAATTGTGATATTCCTATTTTATCTTTAAAGGACCCTTTAATGAAGCTGCAAGCAAAAATAGACAGATTCTACCCGGAGGATCCAAAGAAATGTCCAATCTCCAGGCAGGTTATTTTGATCCCCATTTTGTAAGGATTTTTGAAGGTGAAGGCTATGTCAATCCGAATCAAGTGAGGAGACGGCACATGATGGAAGAAGCcaaaaaaaatctaagcaaaGCCTTCCTGCCTAGCAATGGAGAGAAAAAGCCGTAAGTATTAAGGAGAAAATCTTAAATCTATCTCCTGCATCACTCTCTTTCCTCCAGCCTAAGTTGTTGATTTTTCTGTTGGACTGACTTATGTATGACTCAGTTTTTAAAGTGTGACTTTTAGGTTGAGTTTATCTTAGATGGAGACCATTATATTGGGTGATTTAAGTTGCGGGGTAATTGATTAAGTAGATTCTCATTGTcacattaaatttttaatcatctaTGTCACTATTCTCTATCAGTTTATACTAATAAAGCCaactaaataatgaaaataagtttTAGTTGAAAATCTTACAATAGTcagactataaaaaaaaattgccttggGTCATCATGTCTGTGGCCTTGACTATTTTTTCTGCtctttaaagctttaaaaaagtataaataaaaaatgtgaaattaggagaaatcttttaatcttttttgggTAAAAAGGATAATTTATCAAAGGTACATTGTTTAAAAATCATGATGAAGTTACATGTAGGGAAACAGTATTCTAGTTGTAAAAATTGtcaagagtttcttttttttttaacctttaaatcCTTAAACAGATAAAATGATATAATCTATGTGATTATAATATAGCTGAGTTTTATAATGTTAATTCACACTCAGTAACATTGACTCTTAATCTGGAGTTTATGACAGATGAGGATtggttgaaaaataattttgtgctTATTTGTGATTTTGAGATTAGTAAAGCTTCAGTCTTCCAAGTTAAATTGTCTTTATTAAGAGTGgaaaatgtcttcttttctgttattaTAGTTTATCTTTTCCTACCTTTGTACACTTTGGAGAAGTttgaactattattatttatattaatttatattatttatattattatatatttattattattactactactttTTTTTGGGtttctcacttttcttcttaGATGTAAATTCCCATGTGTATCTTTGGGGCtgctactttatttctttttcatgtaacatACGTATTTTATCCTTTAAACAACTTTTTTCCTATTCAACTTTCCCATCCCCtggaactaatataatattgtcaaTAAACTATGcttaaataaaaactaattttagaaaaacatagTAGAAGAACACACAAAGGGTCTATTTATTCTTATGGTTAACTGAACTAATGTAAACTCTTCTAACCTCCTAGAGATTGCTCAGTTTTGTTTATGTAGaacatttaaaatggaatttttgaCTTTGAATAATAgggaaaattagattaaaaaaataacaacaacaacaacaaaaataacaagagttttttttttccttaccaaaGTTAGGCACGTCAAATCTACTGCATATATTTTGCTCCTCTTTCgatgatattttataaattttggtaaaatacatgtaacacaAAGTTCACTATTTTACCTTGCTTCTCTTTGTTCTTGTTACACTTATTTAAGCTGTGGATTAGGAAGTTACTATGGAACCATAGGTGGACCAGTCCCATTTTTCAGTGCACAGTCTAAACCCAAAGAAAAAtatgagccacctggaaagaaTTTATACACAAACCCAGGAAAGAAAGGAACTGGATATGGGTAAGATATTTCAGTACTTTCATATCATTTGttttgaacttaaaaaatttaatttctgaaCCCTGAAGTCATCATCATTATCTTCCTTCCTTAGCTATGCAAATATTACCATAGGTAAGCAGTTTTCACACTCTTCTGATCTCTATGATGCGGCAAAACTAATTAACAAGGTAAAAGAATCTCTTGTAACTTCTTTCAACCTTTCTCTTATTTAGTTGACTTAGAGAATTCACTTGTGATCCAATTagggtttattttgttttacctaTTTGTATTATGTGGGCAATGGCAGATTGATGTTTAGGAATTGTGATAATTTTACCGTGTTGATTTTAGATTCCCTGGATGAGCTTTAATTCCTGCTATAGTTTATCTTCCATCTCTCTAAACTAGCTGTGAGACTTCTGTCTGCATGGCCTGATTAACTCTGCTCTATTTTGATTCTAAGCATTGTATCCTAATCCTTAGCTGTATTCCCAACACACCGTAATATTTTGTGCCTAAGAAAGTAGTGGTAGTCCTTTGGGCTGATCAGGCCATTATGGTGAGTGAACAGAATGGAAGAGtgttggggagaagggaggaagtggAGACTAGAGAAGGAtacaagtttttaaatttttgtttttttcagcatGCAGTCTTCAATACTTTTGGCTGTGGTGACTTTAAATGGCAGTGAGAtagatggaggagggcatggcaacccactccaatattcttgcctgaagaatcccacggatagaggagcttagcgggctataacccatagggtcgcacagagtcggacaggactgaagtgacttagcacgcatgcatgcacgcgCGAGATAGAAGGATAGTTGCCAATTTTGCAAATGGGCAGTCCAAACCCAGGAAAAGTTTTCTACTAAATTGAGCAGAAACCTTGGTCATTTGAAAATAGTCATCTCTTGTTTCTGTGTATGAACTCTTCACTTCATATAAAATTCTATGTAAACTACTTTTTACATAGGATAGAATAATACATAATATTCTATAGGAATGATAATAcccaatatataaatacatacaaggcggtttttttttttttacaaggcaGTTTTATCAATAGCTTAGTAATTGGTCTTTCATCCTAAGTTTATGGATATAAGATACTTTCCTCTTTttagaataaaacattttcattctgcATTTAGAACTATTCATAAGAATAGTTCTTATGAATAGAACTTACTATTCGTAAGTCAGAAATTTTATGTCcctgaattttctaaaataatactgTAACATAAAAGTGTTGTAATGTAAAAAGTAAGTGTTCCTTGTTCTTAGGAGAAAAGCTGACATTTTTTTGAAggcctaccatgtgccaggtactttGAACACATAATCACGTTTAATCTTTATCATAGGGTCTGGGGGATGTTATGATTGTCATTTATCATTGAAGAAAATGTGACACTTAAAGGGTCAGTAGCCTTCCCAGTGTCCCTGGGAAATGCTGGAAAGCGGGAAGGAGTTAGGGTTTGAGCTAGaaactgacttttatttttaatgcattttatcaTATTATAGATAGTTAATAAAGATTTGCTCAAgtgatatatctatatatatcaaataaatttatattcaaGATGAACAATCATAGCTGTGCTTTTTCCTAAGCAAGCATATCTTTTGTATCATAAAAATAGAACATaacaaaggaatttttaaaaaagtgaaccCAGCagtatatacttaaaaaatttacatgcttatattaaaatttaaagttaaattaaCTTTACGTTACTTCCAGTGTTGAGTAAGTTTTGCTATCTAATATAATTTCAAACTCCTTAATTTacagaaagagaatgaagaaCACCATCGTTTACTCAAAGGGACAGCTTTCAAATTAAATCTTTACCCAAGGGAATATTTTGATGCCAATCCTTACATGTCTGAGGAACCTTTACCACCAATTAAAaaagtagagaagaaagaaatagttGGAAACCCTTTTAAGCCCTCTTCTCCTGGTAAAAAGGTAAGTTAAAGTttttagaatgaaaaaatattaagcatCGTAAGGAAATGTTGCCTCTTGctgtcatattattttttttctcatttgtttatattCATGCCATGAATCATTTAACCCGTTTTGATGAAATTATGAAAAGTCATAGTGTGTGGATACCGTAAGGAATAATGATGCCCTTATGAAATAATTATTACTCATCTCTGAAGTATTTTAATTTACAGTGAATTTTCTAAGCACCTGTCTAGATCTTAGGTATAGTTTTTCTCAAAACCATAAAAAGTCAGACCATCTTTAGTTTTTGAAGGGTTATTAAAATGAACTGTCTCCCTTCTGCTGAGGTTTACAagtgtgaataaaaataaaaatctttcttaCAGTTTATAGACTTAGTTTataccttggttttttttttttttctgtgaattatGTGTTCCTTTTACTTGCAGATGTTCTATTaagacatttgtctttttcatattGATCTGTAAGATCTTTTCATATATTAAGGATATTGTTTTATCATTtgtgttgaaaataatttttctagtcTGTTGAATCTTTGACTTTGGTTATAGTATTCTGTGCTATtcagaaatagcaataatgattTATCATTAATATAAGCTTTATAAtgataaaatcatataaaatgacGATTTTATCAGTCCTCTGTGCTGAGTTTATGTCATTCTCAGAATATCTTTCCTTCCCAGCAATGTTAGTGAAATATGCATTCTTGATTTCTTTAACTAGTCTTATccttttgcatttaaatttttatctggAATATATTTTGATGGAAAGAACAAGGCAAGGATCCagcttttatctttttcaaaattcagttttatGGACAGAAGGATGGTTTGAGGGGAGGATGTGTTCCATATCTTGATTGCCTTTGTGGTTTCAAGGGTGTATCAGTtagtcagtttagtcgctcagtcgtgtctgactctttgcgaccccatggactgcagcacgccaggccttcctgtccatcaccaactcccggagtttacccagactcatgtccattgagtcagtgatgccatccaaccatctcatcctctgtcatccccttctcctcctgcccccaatctttccaaacatcagggtcttttcagatgagtcaactcttcgaatcaggtggccaaagtattggagtttcagcttcaacatcagtcttccaatgaacacccaggactgatctcctttaggatggactggttggatctccttgcagtccaagggactctcaagagtcttctccaacaccacagttcaaaagcatcaattctttggttctcagctttcttcatagtccaattctcacatccatacatgactactggaaaaaccacatctgTCAAAACTCACAGAATCTGTAAACTTAAAATGGGTGCAGCTTATGATACTTAGACTTAAGTAAAATTGTTCTTTAAAGAGCCAGTTGTTCCTGATCTCACAGATAGAATAATTAACACCCCTGTTTTGAAATGCCACTTTATCAAATCAAAATTcccatttttagtgtttttttcccctgaatctTCGTTCTATTTAATTGGTGTTTATTTCTACCAGTACCGAActacttttaattattattgcATTTTAATATTGGGTGGTCTAGTCTCttcttcttattctttaaatAAGTTTATATGACTGTTTTCCAGTAGTTATTATGTAGAACTTTGGAATTATTTTGTGAAGTTGTGGGGAAAAAAGACCTTTGGTGTTTTGCTCTAAAATGAGATATTTAGATTTTAGCTTGTATTAGGATTTTTATACTTTGAATCTTCTTATCTAGAATTAAGCTACTTACAGAAACCTTTATTTGTCTTgtggatttttatattttatttcacatagATTTATGTATcatgtttattcttattttaaggtCCTGGTCAATAGTTTCTTTTCCCCATCAGTCCCCTTATATTATTTCTTCCTATTAaaacatctgatttttttttaagtaactggcactttattaaattttatattctaatGGGTATTTCATTGATTCTCTTTGGATctttatatatatgattatattatcTGCAAATAATTTTGCACCTTCCTTTCcagtatttctctctctcatgtCATGCTTGTGCCCAATGTTTAGACATGATATGGGGATCGTGGGAATAACCTCTAgcattcatgtttaaaaaaataagactaaaTCAGGAATGTTTGTAGAATTATGTTGAATGTTTTGGTATAATCTATCTAgatcatctttgtttttctccattaACTTATAAGGtgagtaaaaataatatttcttgaaatGATTCTCACCTGTTGTGTTGTATTGTTTTGTATTAATCTTTAAGTGTAatactgtgttttatttgttaatattttattaagtatttttgcATCAATTATTGTAAGTGTTGTGACTGGTCTGTATTTTTTACATTCCTTGTTCTATTTTGATATAGGTAGATGCTAGCATCTTAAAATAAGAGTTTAGTAGCATCAAATATAtcttttccttgaaaatttaaaagacttcTCATAGTAAGTGTTCTCAGCTTAATTTCTTACATGATGTCCATCTATTTTCTGTAGGTGTCCTCTCTTTGAGTCACTTtgacaatatttttctttgagaacCATTCATTTAATTCAGGCTTTCAAATGTGTCAATGTAGGGGTgtaaaaaaatattatcttacagttttttatattccatatatgtatAGATTTCTTCCACCTATTTCTCAATCTTTATAATATAGATTTACCTGTTAATTTTTTAAGCATCATCTGGGGAGTTGGTTTACTTACcacatatatttttccattttctattcatCTGTTTTGCTTTTACATCAGTTAACTAATCAATTGTATTTTCTTTAGATTCcttattatttgttgcttttaaaataacCCATGTGTCTCAATCTTGATAACTTGAAAAATTACAACCATATCTTTCAAATGAATCACATTTTTTTGTATATCTGGCTTAGACACTGTAAGAGAAAGGATGCCTAATTAAATGGGTTATTGTGATTGAATAGAGTTTTCTTGGTGACCATATATAATATGAGGAAAATCCTGTTAATATGTATCAGTTTAAAAAGTCAAAGCAAATGTTTGTTTTGCATATGGGTCAAAAATGATTGACTTCTCTTAATAGATTATAAGAAAAGTACAATGTATGATCCAGTTACTTCTCAGTATCTATGGGGGATTGGTTTCGAGACCACTGTCCCCTACCCCCAGAATACCAAAATTCAAGGATGCTCAGGTCCCTTACATAAAATGGCTTAGTATTTGCGTGTAACCTTTGCACATCCTCCTGTATAATGTAAATCACCTCTAGACTACTTGCAATATCTAATACAATGtgaatgctatgtaaatagtttgCTGTGCATGTCAAGTTCAACTTTTCTTTgggggaactttctggaattctttgtttaaaaagtattttcaccCTGAGATTGGATGAATCTGAGGATGCAGACCTTGCTGGTGTGGAGGACTGACTGTGGATTATGTTTGcctctcactttctttttctatgtgctattcctttattttttatttttttttttattagttggaggctaattacttcacaacatttcagtgggttttgtcatacattgacatgaatcagccatagatttacacgtattccccatcccaatcccccctcccacctccctctccacccgattcctctgggtcttcccagtgcac
Above is a genomic segment from Cervus canadensis isolate Bull #8, Minnesota chromosome 31, ASM1932006v1, whole genome shotgun sequence containing:
- the C31H4orf47 gene encoding UPF0602 protein C4orf47 homolog isoform X3 is translated as MPAEGGKTDMERIGLFSEMEYITVGDKYVSQFNRPFNEAASKNRQILPGGSKEMSNLQAGYFDPHFVRIFEGEGYVNPNQVRRRHMMEEAKKNLSKAFLPSNGEKKPCGLGSYYGTIGGPVPFFSAQSKPKEKYEPPGKNLYTNPGKKGTGYGYANITIGKQFSHSSDLYDAAKLINKKENEEHHRLLKGTAFKLNLYPREYFDANPYMSEEPLPPIKKVEKKEIVGNPFKPSSPGKKGTKYEELQDCFSTVLLASGRQITLQVLTSKNSLSSAHYLKKYIRCVEQIAQTFKRNLRL
- the C31H4orf47 gene encoding UPF0602 protein C4orf47 homolog isoform X1, which gives rise to MPAEGGKTDMERIGLFSEMEYITVGDKYVSQFNRPFNEAASKNRQILPGGSKEMSNLQAGYFDPHFVRIFEGEGYVNPNQVRRRHMMEEAKKNLSKAFLPSNGEKKPCGLGSYYGTIGGPVPFFSAQSKPKEKYEPPGKNLYTNPGKKGTGYGYANITIGKQFSHSSDLYDAAKLINKKENEEHHRLLKGTAFKLNLYPREYFDANPYMSEEPLPPIKKVEKKEIVGNPFKPSSPGKKAGGMKAGTFDPYPSHSVDPYMVKLKGPSGKSAKVFHPPGGPKSRPIESIMALNVKRALNMKNYKTASVQSY
- the C31H4orf47 gene encoding UPF0602 protein C4orf47 homolog isoform X2, with the protein product MPAEGGKTDMERIGLFSEMEYITVGDKYVSQFNRPFNEAASKNRQILPGGSKEMSNLQAGYFDPHFVRIFEGEGYVNPNQVRRRHMMEEAKKNLSKAFLPSNGEKKPCGLGSYYGTIGGPVPFFSAQSKPKEKYEPPGKNLYTNPGKKGTGYGYANITIGKQFSHSSDLYDAAKLINKKENEEHHRLLKGTAFKLNLYPREYFDANPYMSEEPLPPIKKVEKKEIVGNPFKPSSPGKKGTKYEELQDCFSTVLLASGRQITLQELGEPVGKCCSSAYCCCCEQPAPLSLTQDSYVFHWNPRHWNPLAH
- the C31H4orf47 gene encoding UPF0602 protein C4orf47 homolog isoform X4, whose protein sequence is MPAEGGKTDMERIGLFSEMEYITVGDKYVSQFNRPFNEAASKNRQILPGGSKEMSNLQAGYFDPHFVRIFEGEGYVNPNQVRRRHMMEEAKKNLSKAFLPSNGEKKPCGLGSYYGTIGGPVPFFSAQSKPKEKYEPPGKNLYTNPGKKGTGYGYANITIGKQFSHSSDLYDAAKLINKKENEEHHRLLKGTAFKLNLYPREYFDANPYMSEEPLPPIKKVEKKEIVGNPFKPSSPGKKELGEPVGKCCSSAYCCCCEQPAPLSLTQDSYVFHWNPRHWNPLAH